The Deinococcus depolymerans genome has a segment encoding these proteins:
- a CDS encoding winged helix-turn-helix domain-containing protein, protein MAYNRCIKQIPLTTPLAHDADTFWHLYRASTCAVERRRAQLFALLAEGRPVPEILQVTRYNRVTVYGLVKRYRKQGLAGLRDARHANQGAPRLLTAEQQQTLAARLHADFEQGIVWSGKDVQDWLQQQYGLSVHLGRTYEFLRAAGFTPQRPRPRHAGSDEAAKEAFKTKS, encoded by the coding sequence ATGGCATATAATCGTTGCATCAAACAGATACCTCTGACCACCCCTCTCGCGCATGACGCTGACACCTTCTGGCATCTCTACCGGGCCAGTACCTGTGCCGTCGAACGACGCAGAGCCCAACTCTTCGCCCTCCTCGCAGAAGGACGCCCCGTACCTGAGATCCTCCAGGTGACCCGGTACAACCGGGTCACCGTCTACGGACTGGTCAAGCGCTACCGCAAACAGGGGCTCGCGGGCCTCCGTGACGCGCGTCACGCCAACCAGGGCGCCCCCCGCCTCCTGACAGCCGAACAACAACAAACCCTGGCCGCCCGACTGCACGCCGACTTCGAGCAGGGCATCGTCTGGTCCGGTAAGGACGTTCAAGACTGGCTTCAGCAGCAGTACGGCCTGTCCGTCCATCTCGGGCGCACCTATGAATTCCTGCGGGCGGCGGGCTTCACGCCCCAACGCCCTCGACCCCGGCACGCTGGCAGCGATGAGGCCGCAAAGGAAGCGTTCAAAACAAAGTCCTGA
- the sdhA gene encoding succinate dehydrogenase flavoprotein subunit, whose translation MHHRYDVLVVGAGGAGLMAALYAAKGNVSVACISKLYPTRSHTGAAQGGIGAALGNVQEDHWEWHMFDTVKGGDYLTDQDAAEVFAKDIIDAVYELEHMGLPFSRTPDGKIAQRKFGGHTRDFGKAAVERSCYAKDRTGHMILQTLYQQNVKAGTTFYNEFHVTDLLIEDGRCRGVVAYELSTGELHTFHAKAVILAAGGYGRVFKITSNALTLTGDLMSIYYRKGLPLEDMEFYQFHPTGLAKLGILVTEGIRGEGGILRNDSGERFMERYAPTIKDLAPRDIVSRSIITEIREGRGVGRDKDAVNIDLTHLPREVIEGKLAEITDLARTYLGMDPVKDLVPIQPTAHYAMGGIPTDLNGLCLSDGNGGTVEGLYAAGEQACVSLHGANRLGTNSLGDLVVFGRRAGIYAAQYARQVEFPDMPENPERESVDLFDRLRNSSGKDNAAAIRKELQESMMNNVGIFRNGKDMEKQVGIVQELKARYANVGVSDPSRRYNSELIEAMELGFMLDCAEAMTASALNRTESRGAHDREDFTTRDDENWLKHTMAYKDLNREGQVQIGYKPVSLKGFTRAFEPKPRVY comes from the coding sequence ATGCATCATCGTTATGACGTGCTGGTGGTGGGTGCGGGGGGCGCGGGCCTGATGGCGGCGCTGTACGCCGCGAAGGGGAACGTGTCGGTGGCCTGCATCAGCAAGCTGTACCCGACGCGGTCGCATACGGGCGCGGCGCAGGGCGGGATCGGCGCGGCCCTGGGGAACGTGCAGGAAGACCACTGGGAATGGCACATGTTCGATACCGTCAAGGGCGGCGACTACCTGACCGACCAGGACGCGGCCGAGGTGTTCGCCAAGGACATCATCGACGCCGTGTACGAGCTGGAGCACATGGGTCTGCCGTTCTCGCGCACGCCGGACGGGAAGATCGCGCAGCGCAAGTTCGGCGGTCACACCCGTGACTTCGGGAAGGCCGCCGTCGAGCGCAGCTGTTACGCGAAGGACCGCACGGGTCACATGATCCTTCAGACCCTGTACCAACAGAACGTGAAGGCCGGAACGACGTTCTACAACGAGTTCCACGTGACGGACCTGCTGATCGAGGACGGCCGCTGCCGCGGCGTGGTGGCGTACGAACTGAGCACCGGGGAACTGCACACCTTCCACGCGAAGGCCGTGATCCTGGCGGCCGGCGGGTACGGCCGCGTGTTCAAGATCACCAGCAACGCCCTGACCCTGACGGGCGACCTGATGAGCATCTACTACCGCAAGGGCCTGCCCCTGGAGGACATGGAGTTCTACCAGTTCCACCCGACCGGTCTGGCGAAGCTGGGCATCCTGGTCACGGAAGGCATCCGTGGTGAGGGCGGCATTCTGCGCAACGACAGCGGCGAGCGCTTCATGGAGCGGTACGCGCCGACCATCAAGGACCTCGCGCCGCGTGACATCGTGTCGCGCTCCATCATCACCGAGATCCGCGAGGGTCGGGGCGTGGGCCGCGACAAGGACGCCGTGAACATCGACCTGACGCACCTGCCGCGCGAGGTGATCGAGGGCAAACTGGCCGAGATCACCGACCTGGCGCGCACGTACCTGGGCATGGACCCGGTCAAGGACCTCGTGCCGATCCAGCCGACGGCGCACTACGCGATGGGCGGCATTCCCACCGACCTGAACGGCCTGTGCCTCAGCGACGGGAACGGCGGGACGGTCGAGGGTCTGTACGCGGCCGGTGAGCAGGCGTGCGTGTCGCTGCACGGCGCGAACCGCCTGGGTACGAACAGCCTCGGGGACCTCGTGGTGTTCGGCCGCCGCGCCGGGATCTACGCCGCGCAGTACGCCCGTCAGGTGGAATTCCCGGACATGCCCGAGAACCCCGAGCGCGAGAGCGTGGACCTGTTCGACCGCCTGCGCAACAGCAGCGGCAAGGACAATGCCGCCGCGATCCGCAAGGAACTGCAGGAATCCATGATGAACAACGTCGGGATCTTCCGCAACGGCAAGGACATGGAAAAACAGGTCGGGATCGTGCAGGAACTCAAGGCGCGGTACGCGAACGTGGGCGTCAGCGACCCCAGCCGCCGCTACAACAGCGAACTGATCGAGGCGATGGAACTGGGCTTCATGCTCGACTGCGCCGAGGCCATGACCGCCAGTGCGCTCAACCGCACCGAGTCGCGCGGCGCGCACGACCGCGAGGACTTCACGACCCGTGACGACGAGAACTGGCTGAAGCACACCATGGCGTACAAGGACCTGAACCGCGAGGGTCAGGTGCAGATCGGGTACAAGCCCGTGTCCCTGAAGGGCTTCACGCGGGCGTTCGAACCCAAGCCCCGCGTGTACTGA
- a CDS encoding DUF3500 domain-containing protein, with protein sequence MKRRTWISLTAALSAATLSFSLMHASAGSAGAPTATASSTTPVASSDAQTQKIVSAANAFLGALNATQRQSVLFAFTDSAQRQRWSNLPTGLFQRAGLRWGDLNAAQRAALTTLLGAVLSPDGLKMVQQQMAADDILKAESASGTQGGAGQAPTTPTGQGQRPAGGTPPGGQAGGPGGSLIFGSDEYYVSFLGTPSTSGTWTLQFGGHHLAINATVAGKNVTLSPSLTGGQPIRSTSGGKTTTVIDKVPQEIRDAGALLGSLSAAQKAKAIISGQSIDLVLGPGQDGRTLQPEGLSASAMTAAQQAALLKLIQDRLGILNADDLNAKMTEIRRNLAQTTFAWYGPTNGSAAYYRVTAPTAIIEFSPQSMGGDATNHLHNMYRDPSNDYGAAWTK encoded by the coding sequence ATGAAAAGACGCACCTGGATATCCCTGACCGCCGCACTCAGCGCGGCCACGCTGAGCTTCTCCCTGATGCACGCCAGTGCCGGCAGCGCCGGTGCACCGACTGCTACGGCCAGTTCCACGACCCCCGTGGCCAGCAGCGACGCGCAGACGCAGAAGATCGTCAGTGCCGCCAACGCGTTCCTGGGCGCCCTGAACGCCACGCAGCGCCAGAGCGTGTTGTTCGCGTTCACGGACAGTGCGCAGCGTCAGCGCTGGTCGAACCTCCCGACCGGGCTGTTCCAGCGGGCCGGGCTGCGCTGGGGTGATTTGAACGCCGCGCAGCGGGCCGCGCTGACCACCCTGCTGGGCGCCGTGCTGTCCCCGGACGGACTGAAGATGGTGCAGCAGCAGATGGCGGCCGACGACATCCTGAAAGCCGAGAGTGCCAGTGGCACCCAGGGCGGAGCGGGTCAGGCCCCCACGACCCCCACCGGTCAGGGCCAGCGTCCGGCTGGAGGGACTCCTCCCGGGGGTCAGGCGGGCGGTCCTGGCGGTTCCCTCATCTTCGGCAGTGACGAGTACTACGTGTCGTTCCTGGGTACACCCAGCACGTCGGGCACCTGGACGCTGCAGTTCGGTGGGCATCACCTGGCGATCAACGCGACTGTCGCCGGGAAGAACGTTACGCTGTCCCCCAGCCTGACCGGTGGGCAGCCCATCCGCAGCACGTCCGGCGGGAAGACGACCACCGTGATCGACAAGGTCCCGCAGGAAATCAGGGACGCGGGCGCCCTGCTGGGCAGCCTGAGCGCCGCGCAGAAGGCGAAGGCGATCATCAGCGGCCAGAGCATCGACCTGGTGCTCGGGCCGGGGCAGGACGGCAGGACCCTGCAGCCCGAGGGCCTGAGTGCCTCGGCCATGACGGCCGCGCAGCAGGCGGCGCTGCTGAAGCTCATCCAGGACCGGCTGGGCATCCTGAACGCCGATGACCTGAACGCGAAGATGACCGAGATCCGCCGGAACCTCGCGCAGACGACGTTCGCGTGGTACGGCCCCACGAACGGCTCGGCCGCGTACTACCGCGTGACGGCCCCCACCGCGATCATCGAGTTCTCCCCGCAGAGCATGGGTGGGGACGCCACCAACCACCTCCACAACATGTACCGCGATCCCAGCAACGATTACGGCGCGGCCTGGACGAAATAA
- a CDS encoding cytochrome P450, with protein MTDALPLPASPRVIPTVSGPPVIGSITQLYPHRLRAFLTAAYREHGPVFNVTGLGQTYTVLAGPEANVWTVKESARVLRSREAWRPNDQAFGTSRSLISVDGAEHRVFRRVEGRTFTRSYLGANLRRALAVTAGDLAPLRAGDDLRVAHWCKAVITEQLARVVVNGSARPYLSDLLSFVQNTLMVRVTRQRPPLVEQLPGFRRARARSLGMVEALIEEHRRVPPEQAGREPDLIDDLLAAQAADPAFWSDLDLRMATMGAFIAGMDTAANTLAFVLYRVGRHPELVPPLVAEADGAFRDGPPSMDTLGRLPHLHRFVLECLRLHPIAPAMTRTVTQDFSFAGFTVPRGRRVIIGTTVPHGLDGCFTDAARFDPERFAPGRMEHRRPGAFAPYGLGPHICAGSGMAEGLIMLNLAAILRTLELRGDPTYVLREVARPTATPDDRLTLRVTGVRHPAVSLLA; from the coding sequence ATGACCGACGCCCTGCCCCTGCCGGCCTCCCCGCGTGTCATTCCCACCGTGTCCGGGCCGCCCGTGATCGGCAGCATCACGCAGCTGTACCCACACCGGCTGCGGGCGTTCCTGACTGCCGCGTACCGCGAGCATGGCCCGGTGTTCAACGTGACGGGCCTGGGACAGACGTACACGGTGCTGGCCGGGCCGGAAGCGAACGTGTGGACCGTGAAGGAGTCCGCGCGGGTGCTGCGGTCGCGTGAGGCGTGGCGGCCCAACGATCAGGCGTTCGGGACGTCGCGCTCCCTGATCAGCGTGGACGGCGCCGAGCACCGGGTCTTCCGGCGGGTGGAGGGGCGCACGTTCACCCGCTCTTACCTGGGCGCGAACCTGCGCCGCGCGCTGGCCGTGACGGCCGGGGACCTTGCCCCGCTGCGGGCCGGGGACGACCTGAGGGTGGCGCACTGGTGCAAGGCCGTGATCACCGAACAGCTGGCGCGGGTGGTCGTGAACGGTTCTGCCCGCCCGTACCTGAGTGACCTGCTGAGCTTCGTGCAGAACACCCTGATGGTCCGCGTGACCCGGCAGCGCCCGCCGCTGGTCGAGCAGCTGCCGGGCTTCCGGCGGGCGCGGGCGCGGTCCCTGGGCATGGTGGAGGCCCTGATCGAGGAGCACCGCCGCGTCCCACCCGAACAGGCCGGGCGCGAACCGGACCTGATCGACGACCTGCTGGCCGCGCAGGCCGCCGACCCGGCGTTCTGGTCGGACCTGGACCTGCGCATGGCCACCATGGGGGCGTTCATCGCGGGGATGGACACCGCCGCGAACACCCTGGCGTTCGTGCTGTACCGCGTCGGGCGGCACCCGGAACTGGTGCCCCCCCTGGTCGCCGAGGCCGACGGGGCGTTCCGGGACGGGCCGCCCAGCATGGACACCCTGGGCCGCCTGCCGCACCTGCACCGCTTCGTGCTGGAGTGCCTGCGCCTTCACCCCATCGCGCCCGCCATGACCCGCACCGTCACGCAGGACTTCAGCTTCGCGGGATTCACGGTGCCGCGGGGGCGGCGGGTGATCATCGGCACGACCGTCCCGCACGGCCTGGACGGGTGCTTCACGGACGCAGCGCGCTTCGACCCGGAACGCTTCGCGCCGGGCCGCATGGAGCACCGCCGCCCCGGCGCGTTCGCCCCCTACGGCCTGGGGCCACACATCTGCGCGGGCAGCGGCATGGCCGAGGGCCTGATCATGTTGAACCTCGCCGCCATCCTGCGGACCCTGGAACTGCGCGGCGACCCCACCTACGTGCTGCGCGAGGTGGCCCGCCCGACCGCCACCCCTGACGACCGGCTGACCCTGCGCGTGACGGGCGTGCGGCACCCGGCGGTCAGTCTGCTCGCCTGA
- a CDS encoding HupE/UreJ family protein — MRRVLRSLLVVLLALIGVAGAHSLTFSQVDVHLNADATRLTVTLPRAALTHDPAALPAGTTDASLQATPLPQPVTQALTRLVTARLHVRAAPGDLPLTVTAARAAGENVTVTLTAPAATGTVTVQTDLFPDDTLHKTFLNLYRAQTLAGQYALDHDQTTATLEGPRQSTAQVVLTFIREGVHHIFIGPDHILFVLALVLLGGRTRTQVKIVTAFTAAHSVTLALATLNAVQLPDRLVESVIALSIVVVGLHDLRVLRRTSPRVAPTRDPRAALAFAFGLIHGFGFASVLREQTLPADAATWSLAAFNVGVEVGQLCILLVAAAALHLLRRAGPHITRTSLRVTATAITATGGVWFLQRLLT; from the coding sequence GTGAGGCGCGTCCTGCGCTCCCTGCTGGTGGTCCTGCTGGCCCTGATCGGCGTGGCGGGCGCGCACAGCCTCACGTTCAGTCAGGTGGACGTGCACCTGAACGCAGACGCCACGCGGCTGACCGTCACGCTGCCCCGCGCCGCCCTCACGCACGACCCGGCGGCACTGCCCGCCGGAACGACCGACGCCAGCCTCCAGGCGACGCCCCTCCCGCAGCCGGTCACGCAGGCCCTCACGCGACTCGTCACCGCGCGCCTGCACGTCCGGGCCGCGCCGGGCGACCTGCCCCTGACCGTCACGGCCGCCCGGGCCGCCGGGGAGAACGTCACGGTCACCCTGACCGCCCCCGCCGCGACCGGCACCGTCACCGTGCAGACCGACCTCTTCCCGGACGACACGCTGCACAAGACGTTCCTGAACCTATACCGCGCGCAGACGCTCGCCGGGCAGTACGCCCTGGACCACGATCAGACGACCGCCACGCTGGAAGGACCGCGCCAGTCCACCGCGCAGGTCGTGCTGACGTTCATCCGCGAGGGGGTGCATCACATCTTCATCGGGCCGGACCACATCCTGTTCGTGCTGGCACTGGTCCTGCTCGGCGGCCGGACCCGCACGCAGGTGAAGATCGTCACGGCGTTCACGGCCGCGCACAGCGTCACCCTGGCCCTCGCCACCCTGAACGCCGTGCAACTCCCGGACCGCCTGGTCGAGAGTGTCATCGCGCTGAGCATCGTGGTGGTCGGCCTGCATGACCTGCGCGTCCTGCGCCGCACTTCCCCCAGGGTTGCCCCCACCCGCGACCCGCGCGCCGCTCTGGCCTTCGCGTTCGGACTGATCCACGGCTTCGGCTTCGCCAGCGTCCTGCGTGAACAGACCCTCCCCGCAGACGCCGCCACGTGGTCCCTCGCGGCGTTCAACGTCGGCGTGGAAGTCGGACAACTGTGCATCCTGCTGGTCGCCGCCGCCGCACTGCACCTGCTGCGCCGCGCCGGGCCGCACATCACCCGCACGTCCCTGCGCGTGACCGCCACCGCGATCACCGCGACAGGCGGCGTGTGGTTCCTGCAACGCCTCCTGACCTGA
- a CDS encoding succinate dehydrogenase iron-sulfur subunit: MTQTHAPTSAAPVSASVPMMQLKVKVLRFDPEKDKKAHWTTYDVEAQPGDRVLDVINHIKWYLEPSLTFRRSCMHGICGSDAMLINGRNRLACKTLVRDVAKNGGTITVEPIRGLKVEKDLLVDMEPFFDSYKAIMPYFINESPAPAAERIQSEEEAERMAHSSNCILCACCTTSCPIFWVNGSYLGPAAIVQAHRFIFDTRDEATQQRLGIMNQNTGVWRCRTAYNCTEACPRDIPITQLIEEVKRAVMYGQA, translated from the coding sequence ATGACCCAGACCCACGCACCGACCAGCGCCGCGCCCGTCTCTGCGAGCGTGCCGATGATGCAACTGAAAGTGAAGGTCCTGCGCTTCGATCCCGAGAAGGACAAGAAGGCGCACTGGACCACCTACGACGTGGAGGCCCAGCCGGGTGACCGCGTGCTGGACGTCATCAACCACATCAAGTGGTATCTGGAGCCCAGCCTGACGTTCCGCCGCTCGTGCATGCACGGCATCTGCGGCAGCGACGCCATGCTGATCAACGGCCGCAACCGCCTCGCCTGCAAGACCCTGGTGCGCGACGTCGCCAAGAACGGCGGGACCATCACCGTGGAACCCATCCGCGGCCTGAAGGTCGAGAAGGACCTGCTGGTGGACATGGAGCCGTTCTTCGACTCGTACAAGGCGATCATGCCGTACTTCATCAACGAGTCCCCGGCCCCCGCCGCCGAGCGCATCCAGTCCGAGGAGGAAGCCGAGCGCATGGCGCACTCCAGCAACTGCATCCTGTGCGCGTGCTGCACGACCAGTTGCCCGATCTTCTGGGTGAACGGCTCGTACCTGGGCCCGGCCGCGATCGTGCAGGCGCACCGCTTCATCTTCGACACCCGCGACGAGGCCACGCAGCAGCGTCTGGGCATCATGAACCAGAACACCGGCGTGTGGCGTTGCCGCACCGCGTACAACTGCACCGAAGCCTGCCCGCGCGACATTCCGATCACGCAGCTGATCGAGGAAGTCAAGCGCGCCGTCATGTACGGCCAGGCGTAA
- a CDS encoding IS630 family transposase, with product MTETLRQAERLSPRVSLWCMDEHRIGLKPIRRSMRAPTGQPLTCPVQPGYEWLYVYAFVNPESGESLFWLIPVVNKQAYGAVMAAFAQKVGAGADHRVLVVQDGAGFHLPPDDGHPEGIQTVTLPPYSPELQPAERLWELTDAPIANRVFKSIKEVEAALSERCIWLEAQPDLVTRHTLFHWWPLLAN from the coding sequence CTGACCGAGACGCTCCGCCAGGCGGAGCGTCTCTCACCGCGTGTCTCTCTGTGGTGCATGGACGAACATCGAATCGGGCTCAAACCGATCCGGCGTTCCATGCGGGCGCCGACTGGGCAACCGTTGACCTGCCCAGTTCAGCCTGGATACGAGTGGCTGTATGTGTACGCGTTTGTCAATCCGGAGAGCGGCGAGAGCTTGTTCTGGTTGATCCCAGTGGTGAACAAACAGGCGTACGGGGCCGTCATGGCGGCGTTTGCGCAGAAGGTCGGCGCTGGCGCCGACCATCGGGTGTTGGTCGTTCAGGATGGGGCTGGTTTCCATCTTCCACCGGATGACGGGCATCCTGAGGGGATTCAGACGGTGACGTTGCCGCCGTACTCGCCGGAACTGCAGCCGGCGGAACGGCTGTGGGAGTTGACGGATGCACCGATTGCGAATCGAGTGTTCAAGAGCATCAAGGAGGTGGAGGCTGCCCTGTCGGAACGCTGTATCTGGTTGGAAGCTCAACCTGATCTGGTCACCCGGCACACACTCTTCCACTGGTGGCCGCTGTTGGCTAATTAA